TTTTGTTGATCTTGTAATAATTATCGTGATGTGATTGACATCGGGCACTCTCTTTATCAGCAAATGAATAGTTGCTTCTGGCATGTATATGTAGCACTTAAAACCATTTATTCCTTTCCACTTGACACAATCAGGGTACATAATCAGTGAGCGGACAGAGATAGAAATGCTCCGAAAGAAAAGTCATGTGTTATCGAATGAGGGGATTGTCTTCTTTAAATGGCACCCCTGAAAACAGAGATAGCGAGAGAGGattcttttaaaagggggggggggagaattgagTATGCTTTTGTGAGATGCTGGTAAAGATAATGCAGATATAGAAAAATCAAGGGATTCAGTGATTCCTAACAGTGACTCATTGAAAAGATGCAGATTGTTGAAGAGACCAAGTTAGAGATGAGTCTGAGGCATGAGGAAGAAATTCAAAACAAGGAAGACCAAGATTGCTAACCCAAGCTAACCTTCCACTGGTGACTGTCAATCATTATCagctttaataataattttagctTTAATAATATAACCCCATTCTCAATAAGGGATGGGAGGCGgtgctgatctcatcagatctcgggagctaagcaggcttggtacttggttgggagacccccaagctcttcttctgcagaggaagataatgacaagccacctctgcctctcacatGCTTTGAAAGCACCTTGTTGGGGTCGCCAAACGTTggttgccacttgatggcacatgcGTACATGCATGTTCTCAATAAAGTGGACACTTCGTGAACACACCTGAATGAAGACCAAGAGTATGCATCAAACTCAGCTTTATTCATGGCTGGTATAAAGAATCAAGCAGTATTataatgccccccacccccgtgggCTTCTTCTGTCAGGTAGGTGCTAATGGGCAGAAGTTCTTTGGGCAACTTCTCTAGGTCTAAACATGTCCAGAAAGACTATTAGTTTTATTTGTCCTCATCTGAACATAAACCTGTGCTGAGAGGTGTTAGGGCCCATCTCTTTCACCACACATGCTGCTCAGATAAATAATATTGGGTTGGTGCTCCTCTCCACCAAGGAGGTGCAGACTTTCTCACCAGACTTTAAACACCAGactgtgggcaaaaacgcatggtcactttagcctcccttattctctgtttcagccaggattcagccaggattgaacgcatgtgtttcgccgaatgtgagttcgatcctggctgaattctggctgaaacagggaataaaggaggctaaagcgaccatgcgttttggccCTTTGTTTAACCAGAGGGAACCAACCAATCATAGGGTGGCAGCCATGGGGACTTGGTCCTACAGAAGTGCAAGCTGAGGTGAGGGTTTTGTGGAACACATACCACCTCCtaaaagccaaacaaaacagaggcagtagtggggggaggggaagggtgaggAGCAGAGGGGTGATGCACTCTGGAATCTGAATAAGGTacctgattgattgattgattgattgattaccTTATTAATCATTTTGAATCGAACTCTAGCATGGAATGAAAGGAACTTAAGGAAGTCCATACATCTCATTTAGTAAATAAAAAGTTAACAGATTTAACTTTGCAAACTTGGATGAGAATAGTGGGATGGATTGCTTTTTCGATGTGGAAATGTCTAAAtcccattttttatttgtttgtttggaaatTTAAGACATTTCCAAACTGAAATTAGAAGGAATCATAAGAACTCCTATAGGCATAATTCAGAAATTTAGTGAAATAAGGCATTTGAGTTAAGGATACATTCCTCTATCTTGGATTATGGTCCAGATTGTTTCATTCTTCTGCAGTCTTCATAATAGCTCAGTAGATAACTCCATGATGCCATTTTGGACAGCAGCAAACAACAAAGGTTAATAACTCTTGCTAATTGGCCTGGGAGAAGTTTACCTTCTTTGAAGTCATTCCCATGAGAAAATACTGACATAGTGAAGAAGCTTCCCCCTGCTGAGGATTGAataaaaattgaaataataagAATCCTTTTACAAGCTATAGTTATAGAAGGACAAATGCAGAATTTTTGTAACAATTGGTGGTGGAGACAgccgtcaagttgtagctgacatGGCGACCCGATAGGGTTATCAAAgaaagagacgaacagagggggtttgccgttGCATCTGTGTAAGTGACCCTGGATtgattggtggtctcccatccaagtactaaatggggccaaccctgcttatcttccaaaaaCTGATGATATTtctctagcctgggccatccaggtgggtGCTGAAAACAATGTTATTGCAAGATGTAGACTATCAAGCCTTCTAAGAATTAGTTCATCATATCTGTAGCTATACTTGATTCTACAGAATCTCAGTGTGAAGAGATAGTCTTCCGTAACAATCCTTGTTACAGAATCACTGAGTAAAATTATCTAGAGTTGGAGCAAGTGAATAATTATCCTTTCATCCTTTGAATCCTTTGAATAACAAGCAATTTTGTTGATATACAATGAAGTTTCTGTGCTGACTGAGAACAGAATCTTTCCTAAAGGATTTCACCCCCTTCTCTAATGGCTATTTATTTCTCAGCTTTTAGTCCAACATTCTGACTACGGCTCTACACGGTACCTGCTGACCTAAATCATTTCAGTTCTTTCAGTCTTTATTTCACATAAAGGTAGAAAGTGCTCTTTGTTTGCAATCGGAGCCCTTTGAGAAGGTCAGTTAGTATTTTGCAGCCACTGAAGTGATGATGAATGCATCAGCTGTGACCGAATTTATCCTCGTGGGGATTCCATTTCTCTACGATCTACACAGGGTTTTCTTTGCCTTGGGTTTATTCATGTACATCACAGCCATTTTGGGGAATGGATTTATCCTCGTCATTGTGGCCATTGAGCCAAGACTTCAGactcccatgtacttcttcctgagCAACCTGGCTTTTTTGGAGATCTGCTACACCACAACTGTGGTACCAAAGCTACTACAAACGCTTATAGAAACGCGGACCACAATTTGTTTCCATTGCTGCATGGCCCAGAACTTCTTCCACTTCACATTTGGAGGTACGGAGCTTTTAATCCTGACTGTGATGTCCTTTGACCGCTATTTGGCCATATGCAAGCCGCTCCAGTACCCAATGGTTATGACCAAGAATGTTTGCATTCAGTTGTCTTTGGCCACTTGGTACTCATCCTTCATCGTCATGTTTTTTCAGTGTCTCCTTGTATGGAGGATGCCTTTCTGTGATTCCAATGTTGTtgaccatttcttctgtgatgCTGCTCCCATGTTCAGCCTTGCGTGTACTGATACTCACCTCAGTGAGCTTCTGGGATTGCTCAGTGCTGTCTTACTGGTTATTTTGACCTTGATCTTCACCATAGTCTCATATGTTTGTATCATCTCCACCATAATGTGCATTCCTTCAGCTGTCGGGCGCAAGAAGGCCTTCTCCACCTGTACATCTCACCTGATTGTGGTGTCTATATTGTATGGAGCACTGATGGTCATGTATGTGAGGCCCACTCTGCATTCCTCATCTCATTTGACCAGGGTACTAGCGGTGCTGAACACTTCCCTTATTCCAATGTTGAACCCTTTCATTTACACAATAAGGAACACAGAGGTAAAGGCTGCTGTCAGGAATGCAATCCATAAAAAGAGACAGTCGTTGAATGAAGATTTTTTAAGTGTGTTGAAAAAAGTCAGCAAATAATGTTAATGGTGTGAGAAATCTGAGATCAGGACACATAATAATAAAAGCACCCTTACTGATAAACAGTGTAGTTGGGGGAACCTACTCAAACATATAATATTCTGCTCAAGGATGTATGAGTGTCCTGAATATATGGAGCCTGTTTTCATCTTCAGCATTACTTTGCAAACTTTAACACTGCTTCATTTTTTGTAAACCAGTCATTCCAAATGGAATCTCCTCTGCATAGAATGACTTAAGCAAATAACTTCATATATTGCTTTGTGGAATTGCTTTTAATTGAAATTAACAGTATTTGGGATAGTTTTCGACCACTGAATGGCTAAGGGTGGAACTGCTGTTGACATATGCTCGCAAAGTCAGTACGATGTGAGCTACATCTACAGCATCTCCATGTTTAGCCAACCACTTAGATCCCTGTTTACCTGCCAATTTGTGCTGATCATGTATCATTTCAAATAATCTAAATTTGAAGTGATCATTTTTTGGCCTGTGCTGTTCTTCACATTGGCAC
This genomic window from Euleptes europaea isolate rEulEur1 chromosome 18, rEulEur1.hap1, whole genome shotgun sequence contains:
- the LOC130490216 gene encoding olfactory receptor 6X1-like; amino-acid sequence: MMNASAVTEFILVGIPFLYDLHRVFFALGLFMYITAILGNGFILVIVAIEPRLQTPMYFFLSNLAFLEICYTTTVVPKLLQTLIETRTTICFHCCMAQNFFHFTFGGTELLILTVMSFDRYLAICKPLQYPMVMTKNVCIQLSLATWYSSFIVMFFQCLLVWRMPFCDSNVVDHFFCDAAPMFSLACTDTHLSELLGLLSAVLLVILTLIFTIVSYVCIISTIMCIPSAVGRKKAFSTCTSHLIVVSILYGALMVMYVRPTLHSSSHLTRVLAVLNTSLIPMLNPFIYTIRNTEVKAAVRNAIHKKRQSLNEDFLSVLKKVSK